One Tachysurus vachellii isolate PV-2020 chromosome 18, HZAU_Pvac_v1, whole genome shotgun sequence DNA segment encodes these proteins:
- the ndel1b gene encoding nuclear distribution protein nudE-like 1-B produces MDTEMMPKFTSKDEEIEYWKKLSFKYQKSYNDAQEELQEFQEGSRELEAELEAQLGQAEHRIRDLQAENQRLKSEVDNLKEKLEQQYAQSYKQISMLEDDLGQTRCIKEQLHKYVRELEQANDDLERAKRATITSLEDFEQRLNQAIERNAFLESELDEKESLLVSVQRLKDEARDLRQELAVRERASDSTRMSAPSSPTLDTDKMDTAVQASLSLPATPVGKTIDHPFINQKVLTTGCGNSPLTPSARISALNIVGDLLRKVGALESKLAACRNFAKDQAARKNYTENGNLINSNATKFSHSLHTTYFDKTTMNGLDPGTLSAMTSQRNVSPPGMLPLSV; encoded by the exons ATGGACACAGAAATGATGCCAAAATTCACCTCAAAAGATGAGGAAATTGAATActggaaaaaattgtctttTAAATACCAGAAAAG TTACAATGATGCCCAAGAGGAGTTGCAAGAGTTCCAGGAGGGCAGCCGTGAGTTGGAGGCAGAGCTAGAGGCTCAGCTCGGTCAGGCAGAACACCGTATCCGTGACCTGCAGGCCGAAAATCAACGGCTGAAAAGTGAGGTGGATAACCTGAAG GAGAAACTGGAGCAGCAGTACGCACAGAGCTATAAGCAGATATCCATGCTGGAGGATGACCTAGGCCAGACACGCTGCATCAAGGAGCAGCTGCACAAATATGTCAGGGAACTTGAGCAGGCTAATGATGACCTAGAGCGAGCTAAAAG AGCAACAATTACTTCTCTGGAGGACTTTGAGCAGCGGTTGAACCAGGCCATAGAGAGAAACGCCTTCCTTGAGAGTGAGCTGGATGAAAAGGAATCTTTGTTGGTGTCTGTGCAAAGGCTAAAAGATGAGGCCAGAG ACCTAAGGCAGGAGCTGGCTGTGCGGGAAAGAGCCTCAGATTCCACCAGAATGTCAGCACCCAGCTCTCCGACACTGGACACTGACAAAATGGACACAGCTGTTCAAGCCTCCCTTTCTCTTCCAGCTACACCAGTGGGAAAAACAATAGACCATCCTTTCATTAATCAGAAAG TGTTGACCACTGGTTGTGGAAACTCCCCACTCACCCCATCTGCAAGGATATCTGCTCTCAACATTGTTGGTGATCTTCTGCGGAAAGTTGGG GCTCTGGAGTCCAAGCTGGCTGCCTGTAGGAATTTTGCCAAAGATcaggcagcaaggaaaaactacaCAGAAAATGGGAACCTGATAAATAGCAATGCCACCAAGTTTTCTCATTCTCTTCACACAACATACTTTGATAAGAC GACTATGAATGGCCTGGATCCTGGCACTCTGAGTGCAATGACGTCACAGCGAAACGTGTCCCCTCCCGGCATGCTACCACTCAGCGTGTGA